The DNA segment GCGACCCTGGTGGTTAATAAACTGCGCGGCACCCTGAATTGTGTGGCCGTTAAGGCTCCTGGTTTTGGTGACCGGCGGAAAGCCATGCTTCAGGACCTTGCTGTTCTGACCGGTGGTCAGGTGATTTCCGAAGAAGTAGGTTTGAAGCTGGAAAGTGCCAGCCTGAACGATCTGGGCCAGGCAAAACGGATTACCATTGATAAAGATAACACTACCATTGTTGATGGCACCGGTACCCAGGAAGATATTCAGGCTCGGGTTAAACAGATTCGGGTGCAGATCGAAGAAACCACTTCTGATTATGATCAGGAAAAACTGCAGGAACGGCTGGCCAAGCTGATCGGCGGTGTGGCCGTGATTAATGTTGGTGCTGCTACTGAAACCGAAATGAAAGAAAAGAAAGCCCGGGTTGAGGATGCCTTGAATGCAACCAGGGCTGCCGTTGAGGAAGGTATTGTACCTGGTGGCGGCGTGGCCCTGTTGCGGACCATTGCTGCACTGGACGGACTGAAAGACCTGACTCATGATGAACAGATGGGTGCTAATATTATTCGTCGCTCACTGGAAGAACCGGTACGGCAGATTGTCAATAATGCCGGCCAGGAAGGTTCGGTCATTGTTGAACACCTCAAGAAAGAGGGCGGTGCTTATGGCTTTGATGCTGCCAAAGGCGTCTATGTTGATCTGTATGAGGCCGGGATTATTGACCCGACTAAAGTTACCCGGACGGCGTTGCAGAATGCAGCCAGTATTTCCGGTTTGATGCTGACCACGGAATGCATGGTGGCGGAAACGCCTGAAAAGGATGCCGGCGGCGGCATGCC comes from the Pseudomonadota bacterium genome and includes:
- the groL gene encoding chaperonin GroEL (60 kDa chaperone family; promotes refolding of misfolded polypeptides especially under stressful conditions; forms two stacked rings of heptamers to form a barrel-shaped 14mer; ends can be capped by GroES; misfolded proteins enter the barrel where they are refolded when GroES binds), encoding MAAKELKFAQDGRNAILAGLNVLADAVKVTLGPKGRNVIIDKSFGSPTITKDGVTVAKEIELEDKFENMGAQLVKEVASKTSDVAGDGTTTATVLAQAIYREGSKMVAAGANPMELKRGIDMSVANIVDNLQEMSNPTQTHKEIAQVGIISANGDETIGNIIAEAMDKVGKEGVITVEEAKAMETSLDIVEGMQFDRGYLSPYFVTDPERMEAILEDPYILIHDKKISNMKDLLPILEQIAKAGKPFLLIAEDIDGEALATLVVNKLRGTLNCVAVKAPGFGDRRKAMLQDLAVLTGGQVISEEVGLKLESASLNDLGQAKRITIDKDNTTIVDGTGTQEDIQARVKQIRVQIEETTSDYDQEKLQERLAKLIGGVAVINVGAATETEMKEKKARVEDALNATRAAVEEGIVPGGGVALLRTIAALDGLKDLTHDEQMGANIIRRSLEEPVRQIVNNAGQEGSVIVEHLKKEGGAYGFDAAKGVYVDLYEAGIIDPTKVTRTALQNAASISGLMLTTECMVAETPEKDAGGGMP